AGATCATCGTCCGCCAGCGCGGCACCCACTTCCACCCCGGCGAGAACGTCGGTCGCGGTGGCGACGACACCCTGTTCGCCCTGGCCGCCGGCGCCGTCGAGTTCGGTAGCCGCCGCGGCAAGAAGCAGGTCAGCATCGTCGAGGTCGAGACCGCCGCCAGCTGAGGCCGGTTCTCCAGCAAGACTTCTTCGTCGAGGGGCGAGAGGGCCAGTCGGTCCTCTCGCCCCTCGACCCGTTCCATCGACCAAAGGGCTTCTCATGGCTGATTTCATCGACCGCGTCGTACTGCACGTGACCGGCGGCAACGGCGGGCACGGCTGCGTGTCGGTGCACCGCGAGAAGTTCAAGCCCCTCGGCGGCCCGGACGGCGGCAACGGCGGCAACGGCGGCGACGTGCGGCTGGTCGCCGACGGCAACGTGCACACCCTGCTGGACTTCCACCACCGGCCGCACCAGAAGGCCGGCAACGGCAAGCCCGGCATGGGCAGCCACCGCAACGGCGCCAACGGGGAGGGCCTCACGCTGCGCGTGCCGCCGGGCACCGTCGTCGCCACCCAGTCCGGCGAGGTGCTCGCCGACCTCGCGGTCGCCGGCAGCGAGTACACGGTCGCACCCGGCGGGCGCGGTGGCCTCGGCAACGCGGCACTCGCCTCTTCGCGCCGCAAGGCGCCCGGTTTCGCGCTGCTCGGTGAGCCCGGCGAGGAGACCACGGTGGTCCTCGAGCTGAAGTCGGTCGCCGACGTCGGTCTCGTCGGCTTCCCGTCGGCCGGCAAGTCGTCGCTGATCTCGGTGATCTCGGCGGCGCGGCCGAAGATCGCCGACTACCCGTTCACCACCCTCGTGCCCAACCTCGGCGTCGTCCAGGCCGGCCAGTTCACCTTCACCGTCGCCGACGTGCCCGGGCTGATCCCGGGTGCGGCGCAGGGCAAGGGGCTGGGGCTGGAGTTCCTCCGGCATGTCGAGCGCACCTCGGTGCTGGTGCACGTCGTCGACTGCGCCACGCTGGAGCCCGGCCGCGACCCGCTGTCGGACATCGACGCGCTGACCAAGGAGCTCGACGAGTACGGCGACCTCGCGGGGCGCGCCGGCATCGTCGCGCTGACCAAGATCGACGTCCCCGAGGCCCGCGAGCTCGCCGAGTTCATCACCCCCGACCTGCGCGAGCGGGGGTTCGAGGTGTTCGCGATCTCGGCCGTCACGCACGAGGGCCTCGACGCGCTGACCTTCGCGCTCGGCGCGGCCGTGGAGCGCTACCGGCTGGCGCACCCGATCGAGGAGGCGCCGCGGGTGGTCATCCGCCCGAAGGCGATCGGCGAGGACGAGTTCTCGGTGCGGCCGGATCCGCAGTCGCCCGGCGGCTTCATCGTCGAGGGCACCAAGCCGGTGCGCTGGATCCGGCAGACCGACTTCACCAACGACGAGGCCGTCGGCTTCCTCGCCGACCGGCTCGCGAAGCTCGGCGTCGAGGCCGAGCTGGCCCGCGAGGGTGCGCTGCCCGGCTGCGACGTCACGATCGGTGACGTCAGCTTCGGGTGGGAGCCGACCGCAGAGTCGGTCGCCGGGGAGATGGGCGTGGTCGCCTTCGGCCACCGCGGCACCGACCCCCGGCTGGAGGCCGCCGAGACCCGGGCCCGCGTCTCCGCCGACGAGCGCCGCGCCGCCAAGCGCGGCCGCCGCATCCCCTACGAGCTCAAGGAGTCCGACGGCTACGAGATCGAGGAGCCCGATGAGCGCTGAGGGACACGCGGCGCTCGGCACGGCGCGCCGGGTGGTGCTCAAGGTGGGCTCGTCGTCGCTGACCAAGCCCGGCAAGCGCGGCGCCACGGGGCTGGACGCCGACCGTGTCGCGCTGCTGGCCGACGTCATCGCCGAGGCCGTCCATGCCGGCCGGGAGGTGGTCCTCGTGTCCTCGGGCGCCATCGCCGCCGGGCTGGAGCCGCTGGCGCTGCGCCGCCGACCGCGCGACCTGGCCACCCAGCAGGCGGCGGCAAGCATCGGCCAGCTGCTGCTGGTCGAGGCGTACGCGGCCGCGTTCGCCCGGCACGGGCTCCGGGTGGGGCAGGTGCTGCTCACCGCCGACGACCTGCAGCGCCGCACCCACTACCGCAACGCGCAGCGTTCGCTGGACCGGCTGCTCGGCCTGGGCGTCGTGCCGATCGTGAACGAGAACGACGCCGTCGCGACCGACGAGATCCGCTTCGGGGACAACGACCGGCTCGCGGCGCTCACCGCGCACCTGATCGGCGCGCAGGGCATGGTGCTGCTGTCCGACGTGGACGGCGTGTACGACGCGAACCCGACCAAGGGCCCCGCGAACCTGCTGTCGGTACTCGACGACGAGAGCGCCCTGCTGGCGGTCGACACGCGGGGAGCCGGGACGACCGGCGTCGGCACGGGCGGCATGCAGACCAAGCTCGACAGTGCCCGGATCGCGTCCGGCGCGGGTGTCTCGGTCATCATCACCTCGCCCGAGCACGCCCGGCGGGCGATGGCGGGGGAGCGGGTCGGCACCTTCGTCCCGGCTCGCGGGAAGCGGCCCTCGCAGCGGCTGTTCTGGCTGCGCTGGGCCAGCGAGCCGCGGGGGCAGATCGTGATCGACGACGGAGCGGTGCGGGCCCTGGTCCACCGGCGCAAGTCGTTGCTGCCGGCCGGCATCACCGGGCTCACCGGCAGCTTCGACGTCGGCGACGCGGTGGAGATCGTGGGCCACGACGGGCGCGCGGTCGCGCGCGGGCTGGTCGCCTACTCTTCAGATGAGCTTCCCGATCTGATCGGCAAGCAGACCCAAGACCTCGACGCCGACCATCAGCGAGAGGTCATGCACCGAGACGACATCGCCGTCCTGTAAGGAAAGCACCGATGACTACCCCATCTGCGAACGACGCGACCCAGATCGTCCGAGAGCTCGCGCAGCGGGCCCGCACGGCCGCCGCCGACCTGGCCCTGCTGCCGCGCTCGGTGAAGGACGCCGCGCTGCGCGCGATGGCCGACGCCCTCGTCGAGCGACAGGACGACGTGCTGGCGGCGAACGCCCGGGACGTCGAGCGGGCCCGTGCCAACGGCACGAGCGAGGCGATGATCGATCGGCTCGCGCTCACCCCCGCCCGGATCGCCGGGATCGCCGAGCAGCTGCGTGCCGTCGCCGGGCTGCCCGACCCGATCGGCGAGGTCGTGCGCGGCTACACGATGCCCAACGGCGTGCGGGTGCAGCAGATCCGCGTCCCGATGGGGGTCGTCGGCATGATCTACGAGGGACGCCCCAACGTCACCGCCGACGCCGCCGGCCTGTGCCTGAAGTCCGGCAACGCGGCGCTGCTGCGCGGCTCCTCGTCGGCGTCGCAGTCCAACGCCGCGATCGTGGAGATCCTGCGCGACGCCTGCGCGGCGAGCGGTGTCCCCGCCGACGCCATCCAGGGCGTGCCGGCCGACGACCGCGCGACGGTCGACGCGCTGCTGCACGCGCGTGGGCTCGTCGACGTCGTGATCCCGCGCGGCGGCGCCGGGCTGATCCAGCGGGTCGTAACCGACTCCACCGTGCCGGTGATCGAGACCGGTGTCGGAAATGTGCACGTGTACGTCGACGCGAGCGCCGACCTGGACATGGCCGAGGCGATCGTCCTGAACTCCAAGGTGCGCCGGCCGAGCGTCTGCAACGCCGCCGAGACGCTGCTGGTGCACCGCGACGTCGCCGCCGACTTCCTGCCCCGCGCCGCGGAGGCGCTGCGCCGCGAGCACGTCACCCTGCACGGCGACGAACGCAC
This genomic stretch from Cumulibacter manganitolerans harbors:
- the rpmA gene encoding 50S ribosomal protein L27; translation: MAHKKGASSSRNGRDSNAQRLGVKRFGGQVVKAGEIIVRQRGTHFHPGENVGRGGDDTLFALAAGAVEFGSRRGKKQVSIVEVETAAS
- the obgE gene encoding GTPase ObgE; the protein is MADFIDRVVLHVTGGNGGHGCVSVHREKFKPLGGPDGGNGGNGGDVRLVADGNVHTLLDFHHRPHQKAGNGKPGMGSHRNGANGEGLTLRVPPGTVVATQSGEVLADLAVAGSEYTVAPGGRGGLGNAALASSRRKAPGFALLGEPGEETTVVLELKSVADVGLVGFPSAGKSSLISVISAARPKIADYPFTTLVPNLGVVQAGQFTFTVADVPGLIPGAAQGKGLGLEFLRHVERTSVLVHVVDCATLEPGRDPLSDIDALTKELDEYGDLAGRAGIVALTKIDVPEARELAEFITPDLRERGFEVFAISAVTHEGLDALTFALGAAVERYRLAHPIEEAPRVVIRPKAIGEDEFSVRPDPQSPGGFIVEGTKPVRWIRQTDFTNDEAVGFLADRLAKLGVEAELAREGALPGCDVTIGDVSFGWEPTAESVAGEMGVVAFGHRGTDPRLEAAETRARVSADERRAAKRGRRIPYELKESDGYEIEEPDER
- the proB gene encoding glutamate 5-kinase encodes the protein MSAEGHAALGTARRVVLKVGSSSLTKPGKRGATGLDADRVALLADVIAEAVHAGREVVLVSSGAIAAGLEPLALRRRPRDLATQQAAASIGQLLLVEAYAAAFARHGLRVGQVLLTADDLQRRTHYRNAQRSLDRLLGLGVVPIVNENDAVATDEIRFGDNDRLAALTAHLIGAQGMVLLSDVDGVYDANPTKGPANLLSVLDDESALLAVDTRGAGTTGVGTGGMQTKLDSARIASGAGVSVIITSPEHARRAMAGERVGTFVPARGKRPSQRLFWLRWASEPRGQIVIDDGAVRALVHRRKSLLPAGITGLTGSFDVGDAVEIVGHDGRAVARGLVAYSSDELPDLIGKQTQDLDADHQREVMHRDDIAVL
- a CDS encoding glutamate-5-semialdehyde dehydrogenase, with product MTTPSANDATQIVRELAQRARTAAADLALLPRSVKDAALRAMADALVERQDDVLAANARDVERARANGTSEAMIDRLALTPARIAGIAEQLRAVAGLPDPIGEVVRGYTMPNGVRVQQIRVPMGVVGMIYEGRPNVTADAAGLCLKSGNAALLRGSSSASQSNAAIVEILRDACAASGVPADAIQGVPADDRATVDALLHARGLVDVVIPRGGAGLIQRVVTDSTVPVIETGVGNVHVYVDASADLDMAEAIVLNSKVRRPSVCNAAETLLVHRDVAADFLPRAAEALRREHVTLHGDERTRDLLGDEVVPATAEDWDTEYLSLDLAVGVVDSLDAAVEHIRAHSSGHTEAIVTSSIAAARSFTMRVDAAAVMVNASTAFTDGGEFGFGAEIGISTQKLHARGPMALPELTTTTYLVQGEGQTRPAS